A single window of Jaculus jaculus isolate mJacJac1 chromosome 14, mJacJac1.mat.Y.cur, whole genome shotgun sequence DNA harbors:
- the LOC123454626 gene encoding vomeronasal type-1 receptor 4-like produces MDLKDLSTGIVFLSQTTLGILGNFFLLSHYLALCYQERSLRTTDVILKHLVIANFLVILSKGVPHTMASFGFKQFFNDLGCTVLLFVHRVGRSMSIGSTCFLSVFQAITIVPNNSYWKDVKVKATKYIDLFISLCWILYMVVNFIFPMYLYTKLNCRNRTEKRDFEYCATVGRDEIVDYLYVAMVVFPEILLSVLIICSSGSMVVILYRHRRRVQHIHSTNVPSRASPESRATQSILVLVFTFLAFHTISSILNSLIALFNSPSLWLVSINALISMCFPSMSPFVFISHDFIVSRIFFDCVRNTTPLMI; encoded by the coding sequence ATGGACTTGAAGGACTTGTCAACAGGAATAGTATTCTTATCACAGACCACACTTGGAATTCTGGgaaatttctttctcctttcccactATCTAGCCCTGTGCTATCAAGAACGCTCACTACGGACCACAGATGTGATACTCAAGCACTTGGTTATAGCCAACTTCTTGGTCATTCTCTCTAAAGGAGTGCCCCACACAATGGCATCTTTTGGTTTCAAACAGTTTTTCAATGACTTGGGATGCacagttcttttgtttgttcacagagtgggaaggagcaTGTCCATTGGCTCCACCTGCTTCCTGAGTGTCTTCCAAGCCATCACCATCGTCCCCAACAATTCATATTGGAAAGATGTTAAAGTCAAAGCTACAAAGTACATTGACCTCTTCATTTCCCTCTGCTGGATACTGTACATGGtggtaaatttcatttttcccatGTATTTATATACCAAGTTGAATTGCAGAAAcaggacagagaaaagagactTTGAGTATTGTGCTACTGTGGGTCGTGATGAGATTGTTGACTACCTATATGTAGCAATGGTGGTATTTCCTGAGATTTTGCTTTCTGTGCTCATCATCTGTTCCAGTGGTTCCATGGTTGTCATTCTGTACAGACACAGGCGGCGGGTTCAACACATCCACAGCACTAATGTTCCCTCCAGAGCCTCCCCTGAGTCTAGAGCCACCCAGAGCATCTTAGTCCTCGTGTTCACCTTTCTAGCTTTTCATACCATCTCCTCCATTTTAAATAGTTTGATTGCTCTTTTTAATAGTCCCAGTTTGTGGCTGGTGAGCATAAATGCCCTCATTTCTATGTGTTTTCCCTCCATgagcccttttgtttttataagtcaTGATTTCATTGTGTCCAGGATCTTCTTTGACTGTGTAAGGAATACAACTCCCCTAATGATATAA